The following are encoded in a window of Vicia villosa cultivar HV-30 ecotype Madison, WI unplaced genomic scaffold, Vvil1.0 ctg.001344F_1_1, whole genome shotgun sequence genomic DNA:
- the LOC131634747 gene encoding stress-response A/B barrel domain-containing protein UP3-like, whose translation MVNRLSSLISLYQVLHLTIGPLLRNRSTALTFTHMLHSRYKSKKDLEAYSAHPSHIGVVRGNVLPIIDDLMALDWVAEDVDGGELVPNPGSAICVTFLKLKEGVVSDEVVGLDKETHLSGEWLPTRSNADLWHVHHPYNGLQW comes from the exons ATGGTTAACAGACTCAGTTCCCTCATCTCCCTATATCAAGTCCTCCATCTTACCATAGGCCCTCTCCTACGCAACCGCTCCACCGCGTTAACGTTCACTCACATGCTTCACAGTCGATACAAGTCAAAAAAGGATCTCGAAGCTTACTCTGCGCATCCGAGTCATATTGGTGTCGTTAGAGGAAACGTTCTCCCGATTATTGATGATCTAATGGCGCTAGATTGGGTGGCGGAGGATGTTGACGGTGGTGAATTGGTTCCGAATCCGGGGTCGGCGATTTGTGTGACGTTTTTGAAGTTGAAGGAGGGGGTTGTTAGCGACGAGGTTGTG GGGCTTGATAAGGAAACTCATTTAAGTGGAGAATGGCTGCCTACACGGAGCAATGCTGATTTGTGGCATGTCCATCACCCATATAATGGGTTGCAGTGGTGA
- the LOC131634752 gene encoding branched-chain-amino-acid aminotransferase-like protein 2 produces MEVIHSWSAPRSLSTSLMYSFSQRDDIEVLDEPLYANFLKISGFNRPYREQLLAEMESDGNKVVNDIIYGTGNKKYRFCKHISKQRVLGLPEDLLKKGKHFILIRNPLDILPSFDKVVPPSFFELGLLELVHIYNELSESGKPPPVIDAEELQKDPEATLRCLCDDLEIPFQPSMLSWEAGPKPIDGLWAPWWYNTVHKSTGFKEQKKYPKPFPFALYDLLEQSLPLYNILRRHVRKKSSLLSSPLPPPALPVPANEKLLAWVGDEIVTRENARVSVFDSVAQGGDSVWEGLRVYNKKIFKLEEHLDRMFDSAKALAFENVPTRNEIKEAIFKTLIRNGMFDNAHIRLSLTRGKKVTSGMSPALNLYGCTLIVLAEWKPPVYDNEHGIVLVTATTRRNSPNNLDSKIHHNNLLNNILAKVESNNAKADDAIMLDKDGFVSETNATNIFIVKKGRVLTPHADYCLPGITRATVMDLVVKEQFILEERRISLSEVHTADEVWTTGTMGELSPVVKVDGRTIGDGKVGPVTKKLQASFKKLTEESGVPIQDYLDN; encoded by the exons ATGGAGGTGATTCATTCTTGGTCTGCTCCAAGGTCCTTGAGTACAAGCCTAATGTACTCTTTTTCACAG AGGGATGATATTGAAGTGCTTGATGAGCCTCTCTATGCAAATTTCCTTAAAATCAGTGGTTTTAACAGACCATATAGAGAACAACTACTTGCCGAAATG GAATCTGATGGAAATAAGGTTGTGAACGACATAATTTATGGTACGGGAAACAAAAAGTATAGATTCTGTAAG CATATATCAAAACAAAGGGTGCTTGGGTTGCCGGAAGATTTATTGAAGAAAGGAAAACACTTCATTCTCATAAGAAATCCTCTTGACATACTG CCATCCTTTGACAAGGTTGTGCCCCCATCTTTCTTTGAGTTGGGTTTGTTGGAGCTTGTTCATATATACAATGAACTCTCTGAGAGTGGAAAACCGCCGCCGGTTATTGATGCTGAAGAACTTCAAAAAGATCCTGAG GCTACTTTACGGTGTCTTTGTGATGATTTGGAGATTCCTTTTCAACCTTCAATGCTCAG TTGGGAAGCAGGTCCAAAACCAATAGATGGCTTATGGGCTCCTTGGTGGTATAACACGGTACACAAATCTACTGGTTTTAAGGAACAAAAGAAGTATCCTAAG CCATTTCCCTTTGCTCTCTATGATTTATTGGAGCAAAGTCTACCTCTTTACAACATACTTCGGCGCCATGTAAGGAAGAAGTCATCTCTTCTGAGCTCTCCTTTACCTCCTCCGGCCCTTCCGGTTCCCGCAAATGAGAAACTGCTTGCTTGGGTCGGTGATGAGATTGTAACACGCGAGAATGCCAGG GTTTCAGTGTTTGATTCCGTTGCCCAAGGAGGCGACTCCGTTTGGGAGGGTCTTCGAGTGTATAACAAAAAGATATTTAAACTTGAGGAACATCTGGACAG GATGTTCGATTCAGCTAAAGCTCTGGCTTTTGAAAATGTTCCAACTCGAAATGAG ATTAAGGAAGCTATTTTCAAGACCCTAATTAGGAATGGGATGTTTGACAATGCCCACATACGACTTTCTCTAACACGAGGAAAAAAG GTTACTTCTGGGATGAGTCCGGCATTAAATCTGTATGGATGCACATTAATTG TGCTTGCCGAATGGAAGCCCCCTGTTTATGATAATGAGCACGGTATAGTTCTTGTAACTGCCACAACACGCCGTAACTCACCAAAT AATTTGGATTCAAAGATACACCACAACAATCTCCTGAACAACATACTTGCAAAG GTTGAAAGCAATAATGCAAAAGCAGATGACGCAATCATGCTGGACAAAGATGGTTTTGTATCCGAAACCAATGCAACAAACATC TTCATAGTTAAGAAAGGCCGTGTTTTGACACCACATGCTGATTACTGTCTTCCTGGCATTACTAGAGCAACT GTTATGGATCTTGTGGTGAAGGAGCAGTTTATTTTAGAAGAGCGGAGAATCAGCCTATCAGAAGTGCATACTGCAGATGAG GTATGGACAACAGGTACAATGGGAGAACTAAGTCCA GTTGTGAAGGTTGATGGACGCACAATTGGTGATGGAAAAGTAGGGCCAGTAACAAAAAAATTGCAAGCTAGTTTTAAAAAATTGACTGAAGAGTCCGGTGTACCAATACAGGACTACCTCGATAATTGA